The following coding sequences are from one Dama dama isolate Ldn47 chromosome 8, ASM3311817v1, whole genome shotgun sequence window:
- the NABP1 gene encoding SOSS complex subunit B2, giving the protein MNGVRDPPLFIKDIKPGLKNLNVVFIVLEIGRVTKTKDGHEVRSCKVADKTGSITISVWDEIGGLIQPGDIIRLTRGYASMWKGCLTLYTGRGGELQKIGEFCMVYSELPNFSEPNPDYRGQQNKGAHNEQKNNSMNNSNNVGTGTFGPVGNGVQTGPEARGCQFSYAGRSNGRGPINPQLPGTANNQTVMTTISNGRDPRRAFKR; this is encoded by the exons ATGAACGGGGTCAGGGACCCCCCTCTTTTTATAAAAGATATTAAGCCCGGACTGAAAAACTTAAATGTCGTCTTTATTGTCCTGGAGATAG GACGCGTGACCAAAACCAAAGACGGCCATGAAGTGAGATCATGCAAAGTAGCagataaaactggcagcatcactATTTCCGTGTGGGATGAAATCGGAGGTCTTATACAGCCAGGGGATATTATTCGGTTGACCAGAGG gtATGCATCCATGTGGAAAGGATGTCTGACACTTTATACTGGAAGGGGTGGAGAACTTCAGAAAATTGGGGA ATTTTGTATGGTTTATTCAGAATTGCCAAATTTCAGTGAACCTAACCCAGATTATCGAGGACAACAGAACAAAGGG gcacACAATGAACAGAAGAATAATTCCATGAATAATAGTAACAATGTGGGTACAGGTACATTTGGACCAGtgg GAAATGGGGTTCAGACTGGCCCAGAAGCGAGGGGATGCCAATTTTCATATGCTGGTAGAAGCAATGGCCGGGGACCTATAAATCCACAGCTACCAGGAACAGCTAATAATCAAACAGTCATGACCACAATAAGTAATGGCAGGGACCCTCGGAGAGCCTTTAAAAGATGA